The Niastella koreensis GR20-10 genome includes a window with the following:
- a CDS encoding DUF6443 domain-containing protein, protein MICRKPFRLVCFISFILLSIANSAFSQFQLWNPNHAIGTVSGNTHFGYNQTPDQLVEIYIAGIPSVGQTYQWYSNTTPNDAGFAVIPGATQSSYTPGPLIRNMWFKRQTTNIYGASIFSNVIKLSVVSANWEDRNYIREHNVQVTGITTWQAVDQLPIGQKLQNTNYVDGLGRSVEKVSRETATPSQAGGLWGDLVKFSQYDAFGRELQKYLPYTTTTESGKFKTTTLAEQPQYYANVYNETNSFSTITFDNSPLNRVTNVKESGTVWANAPGNNGVYDMNSAADNVQMFSVDYILGNPPVNRGAYGANTLYKWTSIDENGKQVIQYIDKSGLLILKKVQIADAPSTAHSGWQCTYFIYDDKDLIRYQLSPEAVNYLDNHGWSFSGADGQKVLNGLCFQYYYDEKGRTTWKKAPDAAGMNMVYDVRDRLVFVQDGNQAALSTPQWMAYLYDELDRPVMTVLYNTTKSVTGLQTDITNTANVTSAVNTTAQGYSIITSTYNNPIAVTDLGNAAVASIVRYQFFDDYSFSGVKAFNTAFTNLSAYSTSDPNVMPIAASKRTLDLSTGNLVRVLGTTTFLSSTIYYDEKGHNIQSLRDNIKSSTDILTCQYHFNGRLLSACSDHTASGTGFSNFITLTKYDFDKLGRPTSVQKQFGINAFKTVASYNYDDIGRIKTTLFDPAYTPINGRTGSGLESLEYSFDIHNEITGINKDFALKNPGNYNKWEHFFGMYLGYDNKDNVFARSQLNGQVTGVLWNTQGDDAQRKYDYTYDNANRLINDAFNEQKHPGDGWSNAKMDFSVTGSSGKITYDLNGNLLNMLQKGVMPGTSAPITIDELNYTYASYSNKLQSVTDQMSTTNVNGLSGDFKDGSNGTTPDYVYDNNGNVVVDLNKNAKDLENVVGANGISYNYLDKPENNVLPEKGPSG, encoded by the coding sequence ATGATATGTAGAAAACCTTTCCGGCTGGTATGTTTCATAAGCTTCATTTTGTTGAGCATTGCCAACAGTGCATTTTCTCAATTCCAGCTTTGGAACCCCAACCATGCCATAGGCACCGTTAGTGGTAATACCCATTTCGGGTATAACCAAACACCCGATCAACTGGTGGAGATCTATATAGCAGGCATCCCATCGGTTGGCCAAACATACCAGTGGTATAGCAACACCACACCCAATGATGCGGGTTTTGCTGTTATTCCTGGGGCCACGCAAAGCAGTTACACGCCCGGGCCGCTTATCCGGAACATGTGGTTCAAAAGGCAAACGACCAATATTTATGGCGCTTCCATATTCTCCAATGTTATAAAGTTGAGCGTTGTATCTGCTAATTGGGAAGACCGCAATTATATCCGGGAGCATAATGTACAGGTAACCGGAATTACTACCTGGCAGGCCGTAGATCAGTTACCCATCGGTCAGAAATTACAAAACACAAATTATGTAGATGGCTTGGGGCGTTCGGTTGAAAAAGTAAGCCGGGAAACAGCTACGCCTTCGCAGGCAGGTGGCTTATGGGGTGATTTAGTAAAGTTTTCGCAGTATGATGCATTTGGCCGTGAACTGCAAAAATATTTGCCCTATACAACCACTACGGAAAGCGGGAAATTTAAAACAACTACATTGGCCGAACAGCCACAATACTATGCCAATGTATATAACGAAACCAATTCTTTTTCAACCATCACCTTCGATAACAGTCCGTTAAACCGGGTAACAAATGTAAAGGAATCCGGTACGGTATGGGCAAATGCTCCTGGTAATAATGGAGTATATGACATGAACAGTGCAGCGGATAACGTACAGATGTTTAGTGTAGATTATATTCTGGGAAACCCTCCTGTTAATAGAGGAGCCTATGGAGCGAATACGTTGTATAAATGGACTTCTATCGACGAAAATGGCAAACAAGTCATTCAATATATCGATAAATCAGGATTATTGATCCTGAAAAAAGTGCAGATAGCCGATGCTCCTTCTACTGCTCACAGTGGCTGGCAATGTACCTATTTTATATATGACGACAAGGACCTGATCCGTTATCAACTATCGCCCGAAGCAGTAAACTATCTTGATAACCATGGCTGGTCGTTTTCAGGTGCCGATGGGCAGAAAGTATTAAATGGCTTATGTTTTCAATACTATTATGATGAGAAAGGAAGGACAACCTGGAAAAAAGCGCCTGATGCAGCCGGAATGAATATGGTATATGACGTGCGCGACAGGCTGGTATTTGTGCAGGATGGTAATCAGGCTGCCTTGTCTACACCGCAATGGATGGCTTATTTATATGATGAACTGGACCGGCCGGTGATGACGGTTTTGTACAATACAACAAAAAGCGTTACCGGCTTACAAACCGATATAACGAATACAGCTAATGTTACATCGGCTGTTAATACAACAGCGCAGGGCTATTCGATCATTACCTCAACTTATAATAATCCGATTGCTGTAACTGACCTGGGCAATGCTGCTGTTGCCTCCATTGTGAGGTACCAGTTTTTTGATGATTATTCTTTTTCAGGTGTCAAAGCCTTTAATACAGCTTTTACTAATTTGTCGGCTTATTCCACTTCCGATCCCAATGTAATGCCAATTGCTGCATCGAAACGGACGTTGGACTTATCTACCGGAAACCTGGTTAGGGTACTCGGTACAACAACTTTCCTGTCGTCTACGATTTATTACGACGAGAAGGGACACAATATCCAATCACTGCGGGACAATATAAAGTCCAGCACCGATATATTGACCTGCCAGTACCATTTCAATGGCAGGCTGCTCAGTGCCTGTTCCGATCACACGGCTTCAGGTACGGGCTTTAGCAACTTTATAACGCTCACCAAATATGATTTTGACAAACTGGGGCGGCCTACTTCTGTGCAAAAGCAATTTGGCATCAATGCATTTAAAACGGTTGCGTCGTATAATTATGACGACATCGGCCGGATAAAAACTACCCTATTTGATCCGGCTTACACCCCTATAAATGGGCGGACTGGCAGTGGTTTGGAATCGCTGGAATATAGTTTTGATATTCATAATGAAATAACAGGCATAAATAAAGATTTTGCACTTAAGAACCCGGGAAATTACAATAAGTGGGAGCATTTCTTTGGCATGTATCTGGGATATGACAATAAGGACAATGTATTCGCCAGGTCTCAATTAAACGGCCAGGTTACCGGCGTGTTATGGAATACGCAAGGCGATGATGCACAACGGAAATACGATTATACGTATGATAATGCAAACCGCCTGATCAATGACGCTTTTAACGAACAGAAACATCCTGGTGACGGCTGGAGTAATGCCAAAATGGATTTTTCGGTTACAGGGAGCAGTGGAAAAATAACATATGACCTGAATGGTAATTTGTTGAACATGTTGCAAAAGGGGGTGATGCCAGGTACGTCAGCGCCAATAACCATAGATGAGTTGAATTATACCTATGCTTCTTATAGCAATAAGCTGCAAAGTGTAACCGACCAGATGTCGACCACGAATGTGAATGGTTTATCGGGCGATTTTAAAGATGGCAGTAATGGCACAACCCCTGACTACGTATATGACAACAACGGCAATGTGGTGGTGGATCTGAATAAAAATGCAAAGGACCTTGAAAATGTAGTGGGGGCCAATGGCATCAGTTATAATTATCTGGATAAACCGGAAAATAACGTATTGCCGGAAAAGGGACCATCAGGATAG
- a CDS encoding RHS repeat-associated core domain-containing protein: MPPFATSGGTLSYIGFEEGRIRAITAINSSQDGGLDAMSINGNITLPDGHMGVFDYFIKDYQQNVRMVLTEETHSAYNTCTMESNRNSAEDPVFGQTGGSNEVETTRYPKPSGWQNANLGSSVSRLGTNAGHNIGPNTLQKVMAGDQVSASVQYYYDVAGSNSNSNMVTSVLTSLAQAITGGGAATSMVKANATGITNQLNGTSGFINAVQPAGGNGAAPQAYLTILFFDERFNFIEAADGGVVQQQVGASGSDPAPIGLGAVKAPKNGYAFVYVSNQNNEDVYFDNLKVGITRGNIIEENHYYAYGLRIASISSRKAGDVNEGKLKNDYLYNDKELFDDADLDWYDYGFRNYDPQIGRFVQLDPLTDDYPFLTPYQYASCDPITNIDIDGLEGGVSTLAKISSTVSDFSYSYNIVSDVKAIFPAISAAESAGTSFKLFSTLISSTGIFTSLAHTAVNLIDNSGDPKQVGKGGGGGVKPKPAAPAAKPKPAAKPEQKVILRNYDDDDSFFSNMWEKQKRGWWLAWKRTKEAGQQMWENAQNNWRAHRDPVHQFAANPMMYLSPVGPEGAAIEEVAALNTIEKEVETGTKLLNQFNSAESLIEGAGELTPVKGAMQGFVKGDGNAIFKAISQGGARQANGTVIMQDGTTLFNHFSTTTGVYTIDINKAGQIFKIRITP; this comes from the coding sequence GTGCCACCGTTTGCTACCAGTGGAGGAACGCTATCATACATTGGTTTTGAAGAGGGCCGCATCCGGGCAATAACAGCTATCAATAGCAGCCAGGATGGCGGTCTGGATGCGATGTCCATCAACGGGAATATAACATTGCCCGATGGGCACATGGGCGTGTTTGATTATTTCATAAAGGATTACCAGCAGAATGTACGGATGGTGTTGACTGAAGAAACGCACAGCGCTTATAATACCTGTACAATGGAATCCAACAGGAACTCAGCCGAAGATCCTGTATTCGGTCAAACCGGCGGGAGCAATGAGGTAGAGACAACCCGCTATCCAAAACCCTCCGGTTGGCAAAACGCCAACCTGGGTAGTTCGGTTAGCCGGTTGGGTACTAATGCCGGTCATAACATTGGTCCCAATACTTTACAAAAAGTAATGGCCGGCGACCAGGTAAGCGCCTCCGTTCAATACTATTATGATGTAGCAGGGAGCAACAGTAACTCCAATATGGTGACGTCAGTACTAACCAGCCTGGCGCAGGCTATTACAGGTGGCGGTGCTGCTACCAGCATGGTAAAGGCCAATGCTACAGGCATTACCAACCAGTTAAATGGTACATCCGGTTTTATAAACGCTGTACAGCCTGCGGGTGGCAACGGCGCTGCGCCTCAGGCCTACTTAACCATCTTGTTTTTCGATGAACGTTTCAACTTTATAGAAGCGGCCGATGGTGGTGTAGTACAACAACAGGTGGGTGCATCGGGAAGTGACCCTGCTCCAATTGGTTTAGGAGCAGTAAAAGCGCCGAAGAATGGGTATGCGTTCGTATATGTAAGCAATCAAAATAATGAGGATGTATACTTCGATAACCTGAAGGTAGGTATTACCAGAGGAAATATAATTGAAGAGAATCATTATTATGCTTATGGATTAAGAATTGCCTCGATCAGCAGCCGTAAAGCGGGAGACGTAAATGAAGGAAAGTTAAAGAATGATTATCTTTATAACGATAAAGAGCTCTTTGATGATGCTGATTTGGATTGGTATGACTATGGATTCAGGAATTATGATCCGCAGATCGGAAGATTTGTCCAGCTTGATCCGCTTACTGACGATTATCCATTCCTAACACCCTATCAGTATGCGAGCTGCGATCCCATCACGAATATCGATATCGACGGTTTGGAAGGAGGTGTTTCAACGCTGGCAAAAATAAGCAGTACTGTAAGTGATTTCTCCTATTCTTATAATATTGTATCTGATGTTAAAGCAATATTTCCTGCAATTTCTGCTGCAGAGTCGGCCGGTACCTCGTTTAAATTATTCTCAACATTAATAAGTTCAACGGGTATTTTCACTTCGTTAGCGCATACAGCAGTTAATTTAATAGATAACAGCGGTGATCCCAAACAAGTAGGCAAAGGTGGCGGAGGCGGCGTAAAGCCCAAACCAGCTGCTCCTGCTGCAAAGCCAAAACCGGCCGCAAAGCCTGAACAGAAAGTTATACTTAGGAATTATGATGATGATGATAGCTTTTTCAGCAACATGTGGGAAAAGCAAAAGCGAGGCTGGTGGCTGGCATGGAAACGAACTAAAGAAGCTGGACAGCAAATGTGGGAAAACGCACAGAATAACTGGCGTGCACATCGGGACCCTGTCCATCAGTTTGCGGCCAATCCAATGATGTACCTTTCGCCCGTAGGGCCGGAGGGAGCAGCAATAGAAGAAGTAGCTGCCCTAAATACCATTGAAAAGGAAGTTGAAACGGGAACTAAGCTTTTGAACCAATTTAACAGTGCGGAAAGCCTGATAGAAGGTGCAGGAGAGCTAACTCCGGTAAAAGGTGCAATGCAAGGTTTTGTGAAAGGAGATGGGAACGCAATATTTAAAGCTATATCACAAGGTGGAGCAAGACAAGCCAACGGTACGGTAATAATGCAAGATGGCACAACCTTATTTAACCACTTTTCTACTACAACAGGTGTTTATACAATTGATATAAACAAGGCAGGTCAGATCTTTAAAATAAGAATTACTCCATGA
- a CDS encoding DUF6263 family protein — MFKKIFVLKNSYLFGFFILGIACNTPSGHGNTHKDKNQSGIAGTKGADSKDGALSLHLNLQPGSKYYYTINNEYDIALEAQGKSINNKNKSDVDLTYAIQKDSAGNYLLQMHYEKIHLYTKSGDKESEMDADNAGATFDPVEKMLGFLKTTNITAVISPAGKIIDISGYKELGEKIIASLNTTDMQTKNLAWDKWNKVIGDGLIKKNIDQAFHLFPDSAIQVGDKWKMQSQQNGEIPLNETSSYTLKDIDDGIAYIESEGQMTSDKSNASVMGTSVTSNLKGNQTGEYEVDAKTGMLLKNKVIAKVEGSIQMMGNDIPVTIKTSIRMNGKKI; from the coding sequence ATGTTTAAAAAAATATTTGTACTCAAAAATTCATACCTCTTTGGCTTTTTCATCCTGGGCATTGCCTGTAATACCCCGTCGGGGCACGGCAACACACACAAAGATAAAAATCAGAGTGGGATAGCAGGAACCAAAGGCGCCGACAGCAAAGACGGCGCCCTTAGTTTACATTTGAATTTACAGCCAGGTTCAAAGTATTACTATACCATCAACAATGAATATGATATAGCATTGGAGGCCCAGGGTAAAAGCATCAACAACAAGAATAAATCCGATGTAGACCTCACGTATGCTATTCAAAAAGACAGTGCCGGTAATTATTTGTTACAAATGCATTACGAAAAAATTCACCTGTATACCAAATCGGGTGATAAAGAGTCGGAAATGGATGCCGACAATGCAGGTGCGACATTTGATCCGGTGGAAAAAATGCTGGGGTTTTTGAAAACAACAAACATTACAGCAGTTATAAGTCCGGCAGGCAAAATAATAGATATCAGCGGATATAAAGAACTGGGTGAAAAAATAATAGCATCCCTGAATACCACAGATATGCAGACGAAAAATCTGGCCTGGGATAAATGGAATAAGGTAATTGGAGATGGTCTTATCAAAAAGAATATTGACCAGGCCTTCCATTTATTTCCTGATTCGGCCATTCAGGTAGGAGATAAATGGAAAATGCAATCACAGCAAAATGGAGAAATTCCGCTGAATGAAACATCCAGCTATACACTTAAAGATATTGATGACGGGATAGCTTATATTGAATCGGAAGGTCAGATGACTAGTGATAAATCAAACGCCAGTGTAATGGGAACTTCGGTGACCAGTAACCTGAAGGGCAATCAAACAGGCGAGTACGAAGTAGATGCAAAAACCGGCATGTTATTAAAAAATAAGGTGATTGCCAAGGTAGAAGGCAGTATCCAAATGATGGGTAACGATATTCCGGTTACTATAAAAACTTCCATCAGGATGAATGGGAAAAAGATATAA
- a CDS encoding DUF5977 domain-containing protein: MRTIHPTPCHHWTGNLTRIITSAKACAFLRNNVPALTNAKDGYAKNGLLRQIIYPTGGTLSYEYQQNTGVPMNTSSSIVLGGVHVSQTSSTDGGYSNGCANPLVTHYNYVLENSTQSSMWAVEMPVNQEANTMHYEPEERKYKWTWRTAPAGSCVWTYQYPGILSQNQAVDLTSFQKTMDAIAPVLGVISTITTVVDIVSLACGSTGFLSWVSVIVDVVGGLITLGISCFSSNTKDGTSITYHNSDLNATSPLPTQFKRVEVVEGSGANGRTVQVFTSDDDFPIWIQTNPHFVARQRFGPWAYGLPRFIRVYDASGNKLKETENIYDFDKAQNILGQSCFHCPPPATGIWSDLVSCKCSVERTASQRNTDWVKPAEYNANYEMQSVNGELDVDFYPMYSGRTELEEAIERVYRKNDATQFVETHTTYQYNFETPNYEVKTITVRQSNGDYVTKNIAYSGDFTGGAFDVMNANNMVSVPVSVQEYISKASGSSGYTNQRVTEFTQLSNGDIKPLRVLEERADRPSGWTYYGGPNNTDYSKFHVTQLFTYDASGNLIGAKDEGNRLVTNIYDYQDKYTVASVINADAVTDKPAYTSFETNVLGGWQLSGAANYVNNSGITGARVFNLTGSTLSATLNTAKPYLLSFWANGSGVVVSGGSLTKSAPVINGFTYYEYEIAAGTGTVSVNGSAYIDELRVYPKNARMRTITYDPLIGKTSECDENNRATYYEYDDMARLRFIKDENRNIVKMYEYNNVSIQNGCPGSYTNHQITEIFTKSNCGSGYVGGDVPYTVPANKYTSAISQADADAQAEQEILTQGQQQADNAGSQYCHMLYYNDPQSQPFYTQTCADGWEGGQVTYSVPGNKYTSLTSKDDANQKALQEIAANGQANANDPANAICVADSRPIWDWTDGAATYCTNINGQTPAHIMVLATDVNPNSSSYGQTSWQDGGVSDACPFSSYSTDQSGYYNKQTCPAGPGYGDAVYIQVGPGSFGSNVSIADANNQARQWAQEQANNTDGYCQTPMIGLEYNSVAPDWIRIELQSTTDNNGYYYFEIPSGYPNYASGSWSIPAGTYDVTFTPYNLYSWYYHDYVTCGDENYKWNMYEPWTFHNVLFNEDCHYVSVGTNYY; the protein is encoded by the coding sequence GTGCGGACAATTCATCCAACTCCATGTCACCACTGGACGGGCAATTTAACCCGAATAATAACCAGTGCAAAGGCTTGTGCTTTTTTACGAAATAATGTTCCGGCGCTTACGAATGCAAAAGATGGCTACGCCAAAAACGGCTTGTTGCGTCAGATCATTTATCCAACCGGCGGTACGCTTAGTTATGAGTATCAACAGAATACCGGTGTGCCCATGAATACCAGTTCAAGCATTGTGTTGGGCGGTGTGCATGTATCGCAAACAAGTTCAACGGATGGCGGTTACTCCAATGGTTGTGCTAATCCACTGGTAACTCATTATAATTATGTGTTGGAGAATTCAACACAATCGTCGATGTGGGCCGTTGAAATGCCGGTGAACCAGGAAGCCAACACGATGCACTATGAACCGGAAGAAAGAAAGTATAAATGGACCTGGCGTACTGCGCCGGCCGGCAGTTGTGTATGGACCTATCAATATCCTGGTATCCTGTCGCAAAACCAGGCTGTAGACCTTACCAGTTTTCAAAAAACAATGGATGCCATTGCGCCTGTTTTAGGTGTGATCTCTACGATTACTACCGTTGTGGATATAGTATCACTGGCTTGTGGCAGTACGGGCTTTTTATCGTGGGTGAGCGTTATAGTGGATGTAGTTGGTGGACTGATAACGCTGGGCATAAGTTGCTTTTCAAGTAATACCAAAGATGGAACCTCTATTACCTATCATAATTCTGATCTGAACGCCACCAGTCCATTGCCCACGCAATTTAAAAGAGTAGAGGTCGTCGAAGGGTCGGGGGCGAATGGGCGAACGGTACAGGTGTTTACCAGTGACGATGATTTTCCGATCTGGATCCAAACCAATCCTCATTTTGTAGCCCGGCAGCGGTTTGGGCCCTGGGCTTATGGTTTGCCGAGGTTTATCAGGGTGTATGATGCTTCGGGCAACAAATTAAAGGAAACAGAAAACATATATGATTTTGACAAGGCGCAGAATATACTCGGTCAAAGTTGTTTCCATTGTCCGCCTCCGGCCACAGGGATCTGGAGTGATCTGGTGTCGTGCAAATGTTCGGTAGAAAGGACTGCTTCGCAGCGTAATACCGATTGGGTAAAACCAGCAGAATACAATGCCAACTATGAAATGCAAAGTGTTAATGGAGAGCTTGATGTGGATTTTTACCCGATGTACTCAGGCAGAACAGAACTGGAAGAAGCCATAGAGCGGGTATACAGGAAAAATGATGCTACTCAATTTGTAGAGACGCACACCACGTATCAATATAATTTTGAAACACCCAACTACGAAGTCAAGACAATTACTGTAAGACAAAGCAATGGCGATTATGTTACTAAGAACATAGCCTACAGCGGTGATTTTACGGGCGGCGCATTCGATGTGATGAATGCCAATAATATGGTGTCTGTACCGGTGTCTGTTCAGGAATACATAAGCAAAGCTTCAGGAAGCTCGGGTTATACGAATCAACGGGTAACAGAGTTTACGCAGCTGTCTAACGGCGATATAAAGCCCCTTCGGGTACTGGAAGAAAGAGCCGATCGCCCCAGTGGCTGGACTTATTATGGCGGCCCTAATAATACAGATTATTCAAAGTTCCATGTGACCCAGTTGTTCACTTATGACGCATCAGGTAATTTGATCGGCGCTAAAGATGAGGGCAACCGGCTGGTGACTAATATTTACGATTACCAGGATAAATACACGGTAGCTTCTGTGATCAATGCCGATGCGGTGACTGATAAACCTGCGTATACCAGTTTTGAAACAAATGTGTTAGGCGGCTGGCAGTTATCGGGTGCAGCCAACTATGTAAATAATAGCGGTATTACCGGGGCAAGAGTATTTAACCTGACCGGCAGCACGCTGTCTGCAACACTGAATACAGCCAAACCCTATTTACTTTCATTCTGGGCCAATGGCAGCGGGGTAGTGGTATCAGGCGGCTCCCTTACTAAATCTGCTCCTGTTATAAATGGCTTTACCTACTATGAATATGAGATTGCTGCGGGAACAGGAACGGTATCGGTTAACGGAAGTGCCTACATCGATGAATTAAGAGTGTATCCTAAGAATGCCCGCATGCGCACGATCACCTATGATCCGTTGATCGGTAAAACATCGGAGTGCGATGAGAACAACCGGGCTACTTACTATGAATACGATGATATGGCGAGGTTACGCTTTATAAAAGATGAGAACAGGAACATCGTGAAGATGTATGAATACAACAACGTGTCCATACAAAATGGCTGTCCTGGCTCTTATACGAATCATCAGATTACTGAAATATTTACGAAATCGAATTGTGGTTCAGGTTACGTCGGCGGGGATGTGCCTTATACGGTACCAGCCAATAAATATACATCTGCCATCAGCCAGGCCGATGCGGATGCCCAGGCTGAGCAGGAGATCTTAACGCAGGGACAACAACAGGCAGATAACGCCGGATCACAATACTGTCATATGCTTTATTACAATGATCCGCAATCCCAACCATTCTATACGCAAACTTGCGCCGATGGCTGGGAGGGTGGTCAGGTAACTTATTCAGTACCTGGCAATAAATATACTTCGCTTACTAGCAAGGACGACGCGAACCAAAAGGCATTACAGGAAATTGCCGCCAATGGCCAGGCGAATGCCAATGATCCGGCCAATGCAATATGTGTAGCGGATTCAAGACCCATTTGGGATTGGACGGATGGTGCAGCAACGTATTGTACTAATATAAACGGACAAACACCTGCGCATATCATGGTGTTGGCAACAGATGTAAATCCAAACAGCAGCAGCTATGGCCAAACCAGTTGGCAGGATGGCGGAGTCAGTGACGCATGTCCTTTTTCCTCGTATAGCACAGATCAGAGTGGTTATTATAATAAACAAACTTGTCCGGCCGGACCTGGATATGGGGATGCTGTTTATATACAAGTTGGTCCAGGTTCGTTCGGCTCGAACGTGTCAATAGCGGATGCCAATAACCAGGCGCGTCAGTGGGCACAGGAGCAGGCTAATAATACGGACGGTTATTGCCAGACTCCGATGATTGGTCTTGAATATAACAGCGTTGCCCCCGACTGGATACGCATTGAACTACAAAGTACCACAGATAATAATGGCTACTATTATTTCGAAATTCCGTCGGGATACCCAAATTACGCCTCGGGTTCATGGTCAATCCCGGCTGGCACTTATGATGTAACATTCACACCATACAATTTGTATTCCTGGTATTACCATGATTATGTTACCTGCGGCGACGAAAACTATAAATGGAATATGTATGAGCCATGGACTTTCCATAATGTACTTTTTAATGAAGATTGTCATTATGTAAGTGTTGGGACTAATTATTATTGA